From a region of the Mycobacterium intracellulare ATCC 13950 genome:
- a CDS encoding TetR/AcrR family transcriptional regulator: MTDHDRSARASGRPRDTSIDERVLSVTRDLLVEVGWDGLSMRLVAVRTGVGRSSLNRRWSSKAELVLHAILGETPDLAPFSGTDLTGWIDWVVRGSHELFARPDVRAAVPGLLLALGENDDLRRDLWARFSGPAVQLFADDVQATTSAKRRRADVDARATLAMAAGAALFVTTVAVEDDSETLRNRIAQLLITAVAASHPQ, translated from the coding sequence ATGACCGACCACGACCGCAGCGCCAGGGCCTCCGGGCGGCCGCGTGACACCTCGATCGACGAGCGCGTGCTGTCGGTGACCCGTGACCTGTTGGTCGAGGTCGGGTGGGACGGGTTGAGCATGCGCCTCGTCGCGGTGCGGACCGGCGTCGGGCGATCCAGTCTGAACCGTCGCTGGTCGTCTAAGGCGGAACTGGTGCTGCACGCGATCCTCGGTGAAACCCCTGATCTGGCACCGTTTTCCGGTACCGATCTGACCGGCTGGATCGACTGGGTGGTGCGCGGAAGTCACGAGCTGTTCGCCAGGCCCGACGTGCGGGCCGCGGTTCCGGGTCTGCTGTTGGCCCTCGGCGAAAACGACGACTTACGCCGGGATCTGTGGGCAAGGTTCAGCGGGCCGGCCGTGCAGCTTTTCGCCGACGACGTGCAGGCGACGACGTCCGCCAAGCGCCGCCGAGCCGACGTCGACGCCCGGGCAACCCTGGCGATGGCGGCGGGGGCCGCGCTGTTCGTCACGACGGTCGCCGTCGAGGACGACTCCGAGACCCTACGAAACCGGATCGCGCAGCTGTTGATCACGGCCGTCGCCGCGTCGCACCCGCAATGA
- a CDS encoding alpha/beta fold hydrolase yields the protein MIVTDVSEDELAELPEFALLHENAEQAGVSGPLPDVERVESGTGEGKISALRWGGAPPRIVFIHGGGQNAHTWDTVIVGLGEPALAVDLPGHGHSAWREDGDYSPRLNADTLLPLLRQHAPSADLVVGMSLGGLTAIRLGAVAPELVKELVLIDVTPSALQRHSEMTKEQQGTVALMHGEREFPSFQAMLDLTIAAAPHREVKALRRGVFHNSRKLDNGSWTWRYDAIRTFPDFSGLWDDVDALSAPVTLVRGGSSGFVSDDDAAELARRARHFRGAHVVENSGHSVQSDQPLALIDLLRGVLDAP from the coding sequence ATGATCGTGACCGACGTATCTGAGGACGAGCTGGCGGAGCTACCTGAATTCGCGCTGTTGCATGAAAACGCCGAGCAGGCCGGGGTGTCCGGCCCGCTGCCCGACGTCGAGCGCGTCGAATCGGGCACCGGTGAGGGCAAGATCAGCGCGCTGCGCTGGGGCGGCGCTCCGCCGCGCATCGTGTTCATCCACGGCGGCGGACAGAACGCGCACACCTGGGACACGGTCATCGTCGGCCTCGGTGAGCCCGCGCTGGCGGTCGACCTTCCCGGCCACGGCCACTCCGCCTGGCGCGAGGACGGCGACTATTCGCCGCGGCTCAACGCCGACACCTTACTGCCGCTCCTGCGCCAGCACGCACCGTCGGCCGACCTCGTCGTGGGCATGTCGCTCGGCGGGCTGACCGCGATCCGGCTGGGCGCGGTGGCACCCGAGCTGGTCAAGGAACTCGTGCTGATCGACGTCACCCCCTCGGCGCTGCAACGCCATTCCGAGATGACCAAGGAGCAGCAGGGCACGGTCGCGCTGATGCACGGCGAACGGGAGTTCCCCAGCTTCCAGGCCATGCTGGACCTGACGATCGCCGCCGCGCCGCACCGCGAGGTGAAGGCGCTGCGCCGCGGGGTGTTCCACAACTCCCGCAAGCTCGACAACGGCAGCTGGACGTGGCGCTACGACGCCATCCGCACCTTCCCCGACTTCTCCGGCCTGTGGGACGACGTCGACGCGTTGTCCGCACCCGTGACGCTCGTGCGCGGTGGCAGTTCGGGCTTCGTCAGCGACGATGACGCGGCCGAACTCGCCCGTCGCGCAAGGCATTTCCGCGGCGCCCACGTGGTCGAGAACTCGGGGCACTCCGTGCAGAGCGACCAACCTCTCGCGCTGATCGACCTGCTGCGCGGGGTGCTCGACGCACCCTGA
- a CDS encoding DUF1214 domain-containing protein: MAFGDGPDDAALQEAWTEFCERLRRAGERVFKDPNPTSGSHRVDAYRFLTQNLGQAFDLALETRDTGYPALHTFSGPTRKLGGDCADFTYQQAWIDGHSTYRLTGTRGTARFFNVTVQGRRTPGPSVLHEPFGDTPEANLLGHQLRTGEDGAFELYIGGPERGPNWLPTTPDSRKLFIRQGFDRWDELPAQLRIERVDMAGPKPLPTPADMVEAMRWAGDFVTGLMSDWPEFPSQYGGVDADHPNRFPGVGATDADTKRGRAATNMYWELAADEALIVEFDAHDGLWMFTNMGVFFNSMDYVYRPVSYTPSRTRVDRDGRIRLVMAHRDPGVHNWLDTQGFERGNLTYRHMLEGQPAALDTRVVKYDALPGALPEGTAMVSAEERAAQMWERFRGIRRRYVL; encoded by the coding sequence ATGGCCTTCGGTGACGGTCCGGACGACGCGGCCCTCCAGGAAGCCTGGACCGAATTCTGCGAGCGGCTGCGGCGCGCCGGCGAGCGCGTCTTCAAGGACCCCAACCCCACGTCGGGCAGTCATCGCGTCGACGCCTACCGGTTCCTCACCCAAAACCTCGGCCAGGCCTTCGACCTGGCCCTCGAAACTCGCGACACCGGCTACCCCGCGCTGCACACCTTCAGCGGCCCCACCCGCAAGCTCGGCGGTGACTGCGCCGACTTCACCTATCAACAGGCCTGGATCGACGGGCACTCGACCTACCGGCTCACCGGCACCCGCGGCACCGCGCGATTCTTCAACGTCACCGTGCAGGGCCGACGCACCCCCGGGCCCAGCGTGCTGCACGAACCCTTCGGTGACACACCGGAAGCCAACCTGCTCGGCCATCAGCTCCGCACCGGCGAAGACGGGGCGTTCGAGCTCTACATCGGCGGTCCGGAGCGCGGGCCGAACTGGCTGCCCACCACGCCCGACTCACGAAAGCTGTTCATCCGCCAAGGGTTTGACCGCTGGGACGAGCTCCCCGCGCAGCTACGCATCGAGCGCGTCGACATGGCCGGCCCCAAACCGCTGCCCACGCCCGCCGACATGGTCGAGGCGATGCGGTGGGCCGGCGATTTCGTCACCGGCCTGATGTCGGATTGGCCCGAGTTCCCGTCCCAATACGGCGGCGTCGACGCCGACCACCCGAACAGGTTTCCCGGCGTCGGGGCGACCGACGCCGACACCAAGCGCGGCCGAGCCGCCACCAACATGTATTGGGAGCTGGCCGCCGACGAGGCGCTGATCGTCGAGTTCGACGCCCACGACGGGTTGTGGATGTTCACCAACATGGGCGTCTTCTTCAACAGCATGGACTACGTGTACCGCCCGGTGAGCTACACGCCGAGCCGCACCAGGGTCGACCGCGACGGACGCATCCGGCTGGTGATGGCTCACCGTGATCCCGGCGTGCACAACTGGCTGGACACCCAGGGCTTCGAACGCGGCAACCTGACCTATCGGCACATGCTCGAGGGCCAACCCGCCGCGCTGGACACCCGGGTGGTCAAGTATGACGCGCTGCCTGGCGCGCTCCCCGAAGGAACCGCCATGGTGAGCGCCGAAGAACGCGCCGCCCAGATGTGGGAACGCTTCCGCGGCATTCGCCGCCGCTATGTCCTCTAG
- a CDS encoding sugar phosphate isomerase/epimerase family protein → MTGAHQRLSVHNVTFYGASLAELHEHWATLGVSRLSILDGQLLDPELSNLVRHNDYTVEAVYHLFAEGSLTSDAHAARDALSAVIDAAAEVGAHTVYMLTGGRGDLTWNQGAERFCEMVAPCAARAKAAGVALAIENASSLYADIHLAHTLRDTVALAEMCDLQVCIDVFHCWAEGDFDAQVQRALPRTALIQLSDYVLGDRALPNRAVPGDGAIPIETFVARVLAGGYNHGFDLELIGPRIDREGRLESSRRACDVVGAMLARLGA, encoded by the coding sequence ATGACAGGCGCACACCAACGGCTGTCCGTCCACAACGTCACCTTCTACGGCGCTTCGCTGGCCGAGCTGCACGAGCACTGGGCGACGCTCGGCGTATCCCGGTTGAGCATCCTGGACGGCCAGCTGCTCGACCCGGAGTTGTCAAACCTGGTGCGGCACAACGACTATACCGTGGAGGCGGTGTACCACCTCTTCGCCGAGGGCAGCCTGACCTCCGACGCCCACGCCGCCCGGGATGCGCTGTCCGCCGTCATCGACGCGGCGGCCGAGGTGGGCGCGCACACGGTCTACATGCTCACCGGCGGACGCGGAGACCTGACCTGGAACCAGGGTGCCGAGCGCTTCTGCGAGATGGTCGCGCCGTGCGCCGCGCGCGCGAAGGCCGCCGGAGTGGCGCTGGCGATCGAGAACGCGTCCAGCCTGTACGCCGACATCCACCTCGCCCACACCCTGCGAGACACCGTCGCCCTGGCGGAGATGTGCGACCTACAGGTGTGCATCGACGTGTTTCACTGCTGGGCCGAAGGCGATTTCGATGCCCAGGTGCAACGGGCGCTACCGCGCACGGCGCTCATCCAGCTGAGCGACTACGTGCTCGGCGACCGGGCGCTGCCGAACCGTGCGGTCCCCGGCGACGGCGCCATCCCCATCGAAACGTTCGTGGCCCGGGTGCTCGCCGGCGGTTACAACCACGGCTTCGACCTGGAGCTCATCGGGCCCCGCATCGACCGCGAGGGCAGGCTCGAATCGTCCCGGCGCGCATGCGATGTCGTCGGCGCGATGCTGGCCAGGCTGGGGGCGTGA
- a CDS encoding sulfotransferase family protein yields MTTLLDAAELLAAAEAETGLHDYGDPTLPERFAVAVDHLNGLGLDADGRFEAAQVCRWLLTSRLELIEDRNRYPIAEEVIDSPMFVTGEPRSGTTLMHALMSVDPGARALRFWEVMYPSPPPGLAGPGDERRARADADWREINAKMPKWLRSHPYNDMLGDGLPEDERTWAFDFRVMTPTAWWRVPMQSLVGGLATDPAAQYRLHKAMLQQLQYRRPRKYWVLKGFHGFRLKELFDTYPDARMVWLHRDPVQVAASRTMMMADIAEGMVGTVDLHALAKMHLELTRAGVANTMSNPLVDDPRILHLRYADFITDHVGAVRRYYTFCGRELTAEAEAAMRAYLADNRGDRYGKFHYSTQLLTDIGEDLDALHAEFKPFRDRFGVAIENRG; encoded by the coding sequence GTGACAACGCTTTTGGACGCCGCAGAGTTGCTCGCCGCCGCCGAGGCCGAAACCGGACTGCACGACTACGGCGACCCGACATTGCCGGAGCGCTTCGCCGTCGCCGTCGACCATCTCAACGGCCTCGGCCTGGACGCCGACGGCAGATTCGAAGCCGCGCAGGTATGTCGATGGCTGCTGACCTCGCGGCTCGAACTCATCGAAGACCGCAACCGATACCCGATCGCCGAGGAAGTGATCGATTCGCCGATGTTCGTCACGGGCGAACCACGCTCGGGGACAACGCTGATGCACGCCCTGATGTCGGTCGACCCGGGCGCTCGGGCGCTACGGTTCTGGGAGGTGATGTATCCGTCCCCGCCGCCGGGACTCGCGGGACCCGGCGACGAGCGCCGGGCACGCGCCGACGCCGACTGGCGCGAGATCAACGCGAAGATGCCCAAATGGCTGCGCAGCCATCCCTACAACGACATGCTGGGCGACGGCCTGCCCGAGGACGAACGCACCTGGGCGTTCGACTTCCGCGTCATGACACCCACCGCGTGGTGGCGGGTGCCCATGCAGTCACTGGTCGGCGGCCTGGCCACCGACCCGGCCGCACAGTACCGGCTACACAAGGCCATGCTGCAACAGCTGCAATACCGCAGGCCGCGAAAGTATTGGGTGCTGAAGGGCTTTCACGGATTCCGGCTCAAGGAGCTGTTCGACACCTATCCCGACGCGCGGATGGTCTGGTTGCACCGCGACCCCGTGCAGGTCGCCGCCTCACGCACCATGATGATGGCCGACATCGCCGAAGGCATGGTCGGCACCGTCGACCTGCACGCCTTGGCCAAGATGCATCTGGAGTTGACGCGCGCCGGCGTCGCCAACACCATGAGCAACCCGCTGGTCGATGATCCCCGCATCCTGCACCTCCGCTACGCCGACTTCATCACCGATCACGTTGGCGCCGTGCGGCGTTACTACACGTTCTGCGGTCGCGAACTGACCGCCGAGGCGGAGGCGGCGATGCGCGCGTACCTGGCCGACAATCGCGGCGACCGCTACGGCAAATTCCACTACTCCACGCAACTGCTCACCGACATCGGAGAAGACCTCGACGCCCTGCACGCCGAATTCAAGCCCTTCCGCGACCGGTTCGGCGTCGCGATCGAAAACCGTGGCTGA
- a CDS encoding LLM class flavin-dependent oxidoreductase, whose product MTVQPAAFLRTTLPLDLSRLGELDSGRYHSIWLPDHMVSFWPDSIWTPEFTDLATASPSPHRHLDGLAVAAAAAVLTERVPIVSAVVDTVRRHPVMLAQTALTIDHLAKGRFILGLGSGESENTLPYGFDFSRPVSRFEEALTVIRLLWRSDGPVDFDGQFYSLHHARLDTEPYEGRPPQIWIGASGPRMLDIAGRHADGWWPAGAWTPGHYAEMLTAVRTSAERAGRDPMAITPSFIQVCLIGEDDAALAEILQAPLVKAFLLQVSAKTLRDFGFEHPMGDGWRGFQDIDPAVLTRDRIVEFLGKVRPEMVLSVVPHGTPKEVARIVKTYVDAGLRVPKILDYGAMAGLAYAQTSAANVRAAEDELMRLCGDPS is encoded by the coding sequence ATGACCGTTCAACCCGCGGCGTTCCTCCGCACGACGCTGCCCCTCGACCTGTCGCGGCTCGGCGAACTCGACAGCGGCCGCTACCACTCGATTTGGCTGCCCGACCATATGGTCAGCTTCTGGCCCGACTCGATCTGGACTCCCGAGTTCACCGACCTGGCTACCGCGTCCCCATCGCCGCACCGTCACCTCGACGGGCTCGCGGTCGCGGCCGCGGCGGCCGTGCTGACCGAGCGGGTGCCGATCGTCAGCGCCGTGGTCGACACCGTGCGCCGCCATCCCGTGATGCTCGCGCAGACGGCGCTGACCATCGATCACCTCGCCAAGGGGCGCTTCATCCTCGGCCTGGGCAGTGGCGAGAGCGAAAACACGCTGCCCTACGGTTTCGACTTCTCCCGTCCGGTCAGCCGATTCGAGGAGGCTTTGACGGTGATCCGGCTGCTCTGGCGCAGCGACGGCCCGGTCGATTTCGACGGCCAGTTCTACTCGCTGCACCACGCCCGACTGGACACCGAACCCTACGAAGGCCGGCCTCCGCAGATCTGGATCGGCGCCAGCGGCCCGCGGATGCTCGACATCGCCGGCAGGCACGCCGACGGGTGGTGGCCGGCGGGCGCCTGGACTCCCGGGCACTACGCCGAGATGCTCACCGCGGTGAGGACATCCGCGGAACGCGCCGGCCGCGACCCGATGGCGATCACACCGTCGTTCATCCAGGTGTGCCTGATCGGCGAGGACGACGCGGCCCTCGCCGAGATCCTGCAGGCTCCCCTGGTCAAGGCGTTTCTGCTGCAGGTGTCCGCGAAGACGTTGCGCGACTTCGGTTTCGAACACCCCATGGGCGACGGTTGGCGTGGCTTTCAGGACATCGACCCCGCGGTGCTCACCCGGGACCGCATCGTCGAGTTCCTGGGCAAGGTGCGGCCCGAGATGGTGCTGTCCGTCGTGCCCCACGGGACACCGAAAGAGGTCGCCAGAATCGTCAAGACCTATGTGGACGCCGGCCTGCGCGTACCCAAGATCCTCGACTACGGCGCCATGGCCGGATTGGCCTACGCGCAGACCTCGGCGGCGAACGTCCGTGCCGCCGAGGACGAACTCATGCGGCTCTGCGGAGACCCGTCGTGA
- a CDS encoding inositol-3-phosphate synthase, which produces MSEQNAPLASTEVRVAIVGVGNCASSLVQGVQYYYDADENSTVPGLMHVKFGQYHVRDVKFVAAFDVDAKKVGFDLSEAIFASENNTIKIADVPPTNVTVQRGPTLDGIGKYYADTIEVSDADPVDVVKALREANVDVLVSYLPVGSEEADKFYAQCAIDAGVAFVNALPVFIASDPVWAKKFADAGVPIVGDDIKSQVGATITHRVMAKLFEDRGVQLDRTMQLNVGGNMDFLNMLERERLESKKISKTQAVTSNLQREFKTKDVHIGPSDHVGWLDDRKWAYVRLEGRAFGDVPLNLEYKLEVWDSPNSAGVIIDAVRAAKIAKDRGIGGPVIPASAYLMKSPPQQLPDDIARTQLEEFISG; this is translated from the coding sequence ATGAGTGAGCAGAACGCGCCGCTTGCGTCGACGGAGGTACGAGTCGCCATTGTCGGCGTCGGTAACTGCGCGTCTTCGCTGGTTCAGGGCGTGCAGTACTACTACGACGCCGACGAGAACAGTACCGTGCCCGGCTTGATGCACGTGAAGTTCGGCCAGTACCACGTGCGCGACGTGAAGTTCGTCGCCGCGTTCGACGTGGACGCCAAGAAGGTCGGGTTCGACCTGTCCGAGGCCATCTTCGCCTCGGAGAACAACACCATCAAGATCGCCGACGTGCCGCCCACCAACGTGACGGTGCAGCGCGGCCCGACGCTCGACGGCATCGGCAAGTACTACGCCGACACCATCGAGGTGTCCGATGCCGACCCCGTCGACGTGGTCAAGGCGCTGCGCGAGGCCAACGTCGACGTGCTGGTGTCCTACCTGCCGGTGGGCTCGGAGGAGGCCGACAAGTTCTACGCCCAGTGCGCCATCGACGCCGGCGTGGCATTCGTCAACGCGCTGCCGGTGTTCATCGCGTCGGACCCGGTGTGGGCCAAGAAGTTCGCCGACGCGGGTGTGCCGATCGTGGGCGACGACATCAAGAGCCAGGTCGGCGCGACCATCACCCACCGCGTGATGGCCAAGCTGTTCGAGGACCGCGGCGTGCAGCTGGACCGCACCATGCAGCTCAACGTCGGCGGCAACATGGACTTCCTCAACATGCTCGAGCGCGAGCGGCTGGAGTCCAAGAAGATCTCCAAGACGCAGGCCGTGACCTCCAACCTGCAGCGCGAGTTCAAGACCAAGGACGTGCACATCGGCCCGTCCGATCACGTCGGCTGGCTCGACGACCGCAAGTGGGCCTACGTCCGGCTCGAGGGCCGGGCCTTCGGTGACGTGCCGCTGAACCTGGAGTACAAGCTCGAGGTCTGGGACTCGCCGAACTCCGCCGGCGTCATCATCGACGCGGTGCGCGCCGCCAAGATCGCCAAGGACCGCGGCATCGGCGGCCCGGTGATCCCGGCGTCGGCCTACCTGATGAAGAGCCCGCCGCAGCAGCTGCCCGACGACATCGCGCGCACCCAGCTCGAAGAGTTCATCTCGGGCTAA
- a CDS encoding PadR family transcriptional regulator codes for MLELAILGLLIESPMHGYELRKRLTGLLGAFRAFSYGSLYPALRRMQAEGLIAEDAAPAGTPVRRARRVYQLTDEGRRRFGELVADTGPHNYTDDGFGVHLAFFNRTPAEARMRILEGRRRQVEERREGLREAVARASSSFDRYTRQLHQLGLESSEREVKWLNELIAAERAMPGLSEQT; via the coding sequence ATGCTGGAGCTTGCCATCCTGGGTCTCCTCATCGAGTCGCCCATGCACGGCTACGAGTTGCGCAAACGGTTGACCGGTTTACTCGGCGCGTTCCGGGCGTTTTCGTACGGTTCGCTCTACCCGGCCCTGCGTCGCATGCAGGCCGAAGGGTTGATCGCCGAGGACGCCGCGCCGGCCGGGACGCCTGTCCGGCGGGCCCGGCGCGTTTACCAGTTGACCGACGAGGGCCGTCGGCGTTTCGGTGAGCTGGTGGCCGACACCGGTCCGCACAACTACACCGACGACGGCTTCGGGGTACACCTGGCCTTCTTCAACCGGACTCCGGCAGAGGCGCGGATGCGCATTCTGGAAGGCCGCCGCCGTCAGGTCGAGGAACGGCGGGAGGGTCTGCGTGAAGCCGTGGCGCGGGCCAGTAGCTCGTTCGACCGCTACACCCGCCAGCTTCATCAATTGGGGCTCGAGTCCAGTGAGCGCGAAGTCAAGTGGCTCAACGAGCTCATTGCTGCGGAGCGGGCTATGCCCGGCCTCTCCGAGCAAACATAA
- a CDS encoding DUF1707 SHOCT-like domain-containing protein — translation MAKWLGTPLAGGLTATTRARDSDRQDTCTILDNALSDGEVSAEEHRERVSAATKAVTLGDLQALVRDLQSNTGRELTALDSRPRRPRLAGWGAPAAAFVVSVLLGMGIGWGLYGNTRSPLDFTTDPGAKPDGVAAVVLTPPTQLHSVGGLTGLLEQMRKRFGDTMGYRLVIYPTYAALDRPDPSDDRRILAYTYRGGWGDPTSSAKSSSDGPAPVDLSKFDVNAAVGIMRGAPQTLRMKPSDVKSTYLIVEPAKDPTTPGALTLSLYVSSDYGGGYIAFGGDGTVKQMSLPT, via the coding sequence GTGGCGAAATGGCTCGGGACACCGCTGGCCGGCGGGTTAACGGCGACCACCCGCGCCAGGGACAGCGACCGTCAGGACACCTGCACGATCCTCGACAACGCGCTGAGCGACGGCGAAGTCTCCGCCGAGGAGCATCGGGAAAGGGTCAGCGCGGCCACCAAGGCGGTGACGCTGGGCGACCTGCAGGCTCTGGTGCGCGATCTGCAGTCCAACACCGGGCGGGAACTGACCGCCCTCGACTCGCGGCCCCGGCGGCCGCGGCTGGCCGGGTGGGGCGCACCGGCCGCCGCCTTCGTCGTCTCGGTCCTGCTGGGCATGGGCATCGGATGGGGCCTCTACGGCAACACCCGCTCGCCGCTGGACTTCACCACGGACCCGGGAGCGAAGCCCGACGGCGTCGCCGCCGTGGTCCTGACGCCGCCGACGCAACTGCACTCGGTCGGCGGGCTCACGGGATTGCTCGAGCAGATGCGCAAACGGTTCGGCGACACCATGGGCTACCGGCTGGTGATCTACCCGACGTATGCGGCGTTGGACCGCCCGGACCCCTCCGACGACCGGCGAATCCTTGCTTACACCTACCGGGGCGGATGGGGCGATCCGACCAGCTCGGCCAAGAGTTCCTCGGACGGTCCGGCGCCGGTCGACCTGAGCAAATTCGACGTCAACGCGGCGGTGGGCATCATGCGCGGCGCCCCGCAGACCCTGCGCATGAAGCCGTCCGACGTGAAATCGACGTACCTGATCGTCGAGCCGGCAAAAGACCCGACCACACCCGGGGCGCTGACACTGTCGCTCTATGTCTCCAGTGACTACGGCGGCGGCTACATCGCATTCGGCGGTGACGGCACCGTCAAACAGATGAGTTTGCCCACGTAA
- a CDS encoding DUF5318 family protein, producing the protein MRLQRQVVDYALRRRSLLAQVYSGRTGVSEVCDANPYLLRAAKFHGKTSQVMCPICRKEQLTLVSWVFGEHLGPVSGSARTAEELVMLATRFEEFAVHVVEVCRTCSWNHLVKSYVLGAARPASPPRGSGRSRAARNGARTATE; encoded by the coding sequence GTGCGACTGCAGCGACAAGTGGTGGATTACGCGCTTCGGCGGCGCTCACTGCTGGCCCAGGTGTATTCGGGCCGGACGGGCGTGTCCGAGGTGTGTGACGCGAACCCGTATCTGCTGCGCGCCGCCAAGTTTCACGGGAAAACGAGCCAGGTCATGTGCCCGATCTGCCGCAAGGAGCAGCTGACCCTGGTCTCGTGGGTGTTCGGCGAACACCTGGGCCCGGTCTCGGGCTCGGCGCGGACCGCCGAGGAGTTGGTGATGCTGGCCACCCGCTTCGAGGAGTTCGCGGTCCACGTGGTGGAGGTGTGCCGCACGTGCAGCTGGAACCACCTCGTCAAGTCATACGTGCTCGGCGCCGCGCGCCCGGCATCTCCTCCCAGGGGCAGCGGGCGCTCGCGGGCGGCGCGCAACGGCGCCCGCACGGCCACTGAATGA